One genomic window of Gavia stellata isolate bGavSte3 chromosome 7, bGavSte3.hap2, whole genome shotgun sequence includes the following:
- the RD3L gene encoding protein RD3-like: protein MPLFGWMKWSKNDSYKPTRYPGSEVVTKTLLRELKWHLKERERLVQEIENEQKVQKTGMDYNWLKNYQNPQATIPATEQRQLEVLCSQIQPCQTGTVLSRFREVLAENDVLPWQIVYIFKQVLKDFLTTTERENQQDQLVDAWNTNCSEHFSLRGDSSNKSDKDEIPTVSSYVDKTTQSMFPTFSHRIWNLPYYYPSS, encoded by the exons ATGCCACTTTTTGGCTGGATGAAATGGTCAAAAAATGATTCCTACAAACCCACAAGATATCCTGGATCAGAAGTAGTTACAAAAACCCTACTGAGGGAATTGAAATGGCACCTGAAAGAGCGTGAAAGATTAGTGCAAGAGattgaaaatgaacaaaaagtcCAAAAGACTGGTATGGATTACAACTGGCTGAAGAACTACCAAAACCCTCAAGCAACAATTCCAGCTACTGAGCAACGACAGCTCGAAGTTCTGTGTTCACAAATCCAGCCTTGCCAAACGGGAACTGTTCTCAGCAG aTTTCGTGAAGTTTTGGCAGAAAACGATGTTTTACCTTGGCAAATAGTCTACATATTTAAGCaagttttaaaagattttcttaCTACCACTGAGAGAGAAAACCAACAAGACCAACTGGTAGATGCATGGAATACAAACTGCTCTGAACATTTCAGCCTGCGTGGAGACAGTTCTAACAAATCGGACAAAGATGAAATCCCCACGGTTTCAAGTTATGTCGACAAAACCACACAAAGCATGTTTCCCACCTTCTCTCATAGAATCTGGAATCTACCCTATTACTACCCATCAAGTTAA
- the ATP5MJ gene encoding ATP synthase subunit ATP5MJ, mitochondrial, with protein MVQTMLPKSLRAMKFYFTTVYQEIWVGVALTAYVYYKISYGGKKAVADKSSGAGHH; from the exons ATGGTGCAGACCATGCTTCCAAAGTCATTGAGAGCCATGAAATTCTACTTCACTACCGTGTATCAAGAAATATGGGTTGGCGTAGCATTAACAGCTTATGTCTATTACAAAATTTCATATGGTG gcaaaaaAGCAGTGGCAGATA AGTCCTCGGGTGCTGGCCATCATTAA